One Comamonas endophytica DNA window includes the following coding sequences:
- the rplL gene encoding 50S ribosomal protein L7/L12 translates to MAFDKDAFLTALDSMTVLELNDLVKAIEEKFGVSAAAMAAPAAGGAAAGGAAAEEKTEFNVVLQEAGANKVSVIKAVREITGLGLKEAKDLVDGAPKNVKEGIAKADAEAAVKKLVEAGAKAELK, encoded by the coding sequence ATGGCATTCGATAAAGACGCATTCTTGACCGCTCTGGACAGCATGACGGTTCTGGAACTCAATGACCTGGTCAAGGCCATTGAAGAGAAGTTTGGCGTGAGCGCTGCCGCCATGGCCGCTCCCGCTGCTGGTGGTGCTGCTGCTGGCGGCGCTGCTGCCGAAGAGAAGACCGAATTCAACGTCGTCCTGCAAGAAGCCGGCGCCAACAAGGTGTCCGTCATCAAGGCCGTGCGCGAAATCACCGGTCTGGGTCTGAAGGAAGCCAAGGACCTGGTCGACGGCGCTCCCAAGAACGTGAAGGAAGGCATTGCCAAGGCTGACGCCGAAGCTGCCGTGAAGAAGCTGGTGGAAGCCGGTGCCAAGGCTGAACTCAAGTAA
- the rpoB gene encoding DNA-directed RNA polymerase subunit beta, translating into MAYSYTERKRIRKSFGSRDSVLEVPYLLQMQKDAYTAFLQADAAPKKRTHEGLQAAFNAAFPIVSHNGFVEMKFVEYNLAKPAFDVRECQTRGLTFASAVRAKVQLIIYDRESSTSQSKVVKEVKEQEVYMGEVPLMTEKGSFIINGTERVIVSQLHRSPGVFFEHDKGKTHSSGKLLFSARIIPYRGSWLDFEFDPKDMLYFRVDRRRKMPVTILLKAIGLTPESILANFFVNDNFRLMDSGAQMEFVAERLRGEVARFDITDKSGKVVVAKDKRVTARHTRELEQSGTKYISVPEDFLIGRVCARHIVDPDTGEIIAKANEELTEALLKKLRSAGVQELQCIYTNELDQGAYISQTLRIDETVDEFAARVAIYRMMRPGEPPTEDAVQALFQRLFYNPDTYDLSRVGRMKFNAKIGREGATGPMVLSNEDILAVVKILVDLRNGNGEVDDIDHLGNRRVRCVGELAENQYRTGLARIEKAVKERLGQAEQEPLMPHDLINSKPISAALKEFFGASQLSQFMDQTNPLAEITHKRRVSALGPGGLTRERAGFEVRDVHVTHYGRVCPIETPEGPNIGLINSLALYARLNEYGFIETPYRRVVDGKVTAEIDYLSAIEEGKYIIAQANAELDAEGRLTGELISAREKGESTLISADRVQYMDVSPAQIVSVAASLIPFLEHDDANRALMGANMSRQAVPVLRPEKPMVGTGIERVAAVDSGTVVTATRGGIVDYVDATRIVIRVNDAEAVAGEVGVDIYNLIKYQRSNQNTNIHQRPVVKRGDLLAKGDVIADGASTDLGEIAIGQNMLIAFMPWNGYNFEDSILISERVVAEDRYTSIHIEELVVMARDTKLGAEEITRDIPNLSEQQLNRLDESGIIYVGAEVQPGDTLVGKVTPKGETTLTPEEKLLRAIFGEKASDVKDTSLRVDQGSSGTVIDVQVFTREGIQRDKRAQQIIDDELKRFRLDLNDQLRIVEADAFDRIEKLLIGRVANGGPQKLAKGAKLDKAYLDGVEKFHWFDIRPAEDDVAAQLESIKNSLEQTRHSFDLAFEEKRKKLTQGDELPAGVLKMVKVYLAVKRRLQPGDKMAGRHGNKGVVSKITPVEDMPFMADGTTADIVLNPLGVPSRMNIGQVLEVHLGWAGKGIGQRIGDMLQEQAKAAEMREFLEQVYNSRGRKEDLAQLSDTEVMAMAENLKTGVPYATPVFDGASEKEIQDMLALAYPPEIAARKGLTESLTQAYLFDGRTGERFERPTTIGYMHYLKLHHLVDDKMHARSTGPYSLVTQQPLGGKAQFGGQRFGEMEVWALEAYGAAYVLQEMLTVKSDDVVGRTKVYESIVKGEHSIEAGMPESFNVLVKEIRSLGLDIELERS; encoded by the coding sequence ATGGCCTATTCTTACACCGAACGCAAGCGGATCCGCAAAAGTTTCGGCAGCCGCGACAGCGTGCTCGAAGTGCCGTATCTGCTCCAGATGCAAAAGGACGCCTACACCGCGTTCTTGCAAGCAGATGCAGCCCCAAAAAAACGTACCCACGAAGGCCTGCAAGCAGCTTTCAACGCTGCGTTCCCCATCGTCTCGCACAACGGTTTTGTGGAGATGAAGTTTGTCGAGTACAACCTTGCCAAGCCCGCATTTGACGTGCGCGAGTGCCAGACCCGTGGTCTGACCTTCGCCTCGGCCGTGCGCGCCAAGGTCCAGCTCATCATCTACGATCGCGAATCCTCGACCAGCCAGTCCAAGGTGGTCAAGGAAGTGAAGGAGCAAGAGGTCTACATGGGCGAGGTGCCCCTGATGACCGAAAAGGGCTCGTTCATCATCAACGGCACGGAACGTGTGATCGTTTCGCAGCTGCACCGTTCGCCTGGCGTGTTCTTCGAGCACGACAAGGGCAAGACCCACAGCTCGGGCAAGTTGCTGTTCTCGGCGCGCATCATCCCCTACCGCGGCTCCTGGCTCGACTTCGAGTTCGACCCCAAGGACATGCTGTATTTCCGCGTCGACCGCCGCCGCAAGATGCCGGTCACGATCCTGCTCAAGGCCATCGGCCTGACGCCGGAGTCGATCCTCGCCAACTTCTTCGTCAACGACAATTTCCGTCTGATGGACAGTGGCGCGCAGATGGAATTCGTGGCCGAGCGCCTGCGCGGCGAAGTCGCGCGCTTCGACATCACCGACAAGTCGGGCAAGGTGGTCGTGGCCAAGGACAAGCGCGTCACCGCGCGCCACACGCGTGAACTCGAGCAGTCGGGCACCAAGTACATCAGCGTCCCCGAGGACTTCCTGATCGGCCGCGTCTGCGCGCGCCACATCGTCGATCCCGACACCGGCGAGATCATTGCCAAGGCCAACGAAGAGCTGACCGAAGCGCTGCTGAAGAAGCTGCGCAGCGCCGGCGTGCAAGAGCTGCAGTGCATCTACACCAACGAACTCGACCAGGGCGCCTACATCTCGCAGACGCTGCGCATCGATGAGACGGTGGACGAGTTCGCGGCCCGCGTCGCGATCTACCGCATGATGCGTCCCGGCGAGCCGCCGACGGAAGACGCCGTGCAGGCCCTGTTCCAGCGCCTGTTCTACAACCCCGACACGTACGACCTGTCGCGCGTCGGCCGCATGAAGTTCAACGCCAAGATCGGCCGCGAAGGCGCGACCGGCCCGATGGTGCTGTCGAACGAAGACATCCTGGCCGTGGTCAAGATCCTCGTCGACCTGCGCAACGGCAATGGCGAAGTCGATGACATCGATCACCTGGGCAACCGCCGCGTGCGTTGCGTGGGCGAACTCGCCGAGAACCAGTACCGCACGGGCCTGGCACGTATCGAGAAGGCCGTGAAGGAACGTCTGGGTCAGGCCGAGCAAGAGCCGCTGATGCCGCACGACCTGATCAACAGCAAGCCGATCTCGGCCGCGCTGAAGGAATTCTTCGGTGCCTCGCAGCTGTCGCAGTTCATGGACCAGACCAACCCGCTGGCCGAAATCACCCACAAGCGCCGCGTCTCGGCCCTTGGCCCGGGTGGTCTGACGCGCGAGCGTGCGGGCTTCGAAGTGCGCGACGTGCACGTGACCCACTACGGCCGCGTCTGCCCGATCGAAACGCCCGAAGGCCCGAACATCGGCCTGATCAACTCGCTGGCCCTGTATGCGCGCCTGAACGAGTATGGCTTCATCGAAACGCCCTACCGCCGCGTGGTGGACGGCAAGGTGACGGCCGAGATCGACTACCTGTCGGCTATTGAAGAAGGCAAGTACATCATTGCCCAGGCCAACGCCGAACTCGACGCCGAAGGCCGCCTCACGGGCGAGCTGATCTCGGCGCGCGAGAAGGGCGAATCGACGCTGATCTCCGCCGACCGCGTCCAGTACATGGACGTGTCGCCGGCGCAGATCGTGTCGGTCGCTGCCTCGCTGATTCCGTTCCTGGAACACGATGACGCGAACCGCGCATTGATGGGCGCCAACATGTCGCGCCAGGCCGTGCCCGTGCTGCGCCCCGAGAAGCCCATGGTCGGTACCGGTATCGAGCGCGTGGCCGCGGTCGACTCGGGCACCGTTGTGACGGCGACCCGCGGCGGTATCGTGGACTACGTCGATGCGACCCGCATCGTGATCCGCGTGAACGACGCCGAAGCCGTGGCCGGCGAAGTCGGTGTGGACATCTACAACCTGATCAAGTACCAGCGTTCCAACCAGAACACCAACATCCATCAGCGTCCCGTCGTCAAGCGCGGCGACCTGCTGGCCAAGGGTGACGTGATCGCCGACGGCGCCTCGACCGACCTGGGCGAGATCGCCATCGGCCAGAACATGCTGATCGCCTTCATGCCCTGGAACGGCTACAACTTCGAGGATTCGATCCTGATCAGCGAGCGCGTGGTGGCCGAAGACCGCTACACCTCGATCCATATCGAGGAACTGGTCGTGATGGCCCGCGACACCAAGCTCGGTGCCGAGGAAATCACGCGCGACATCCCGAACCTGTCGGAACAGCAGCTCAACCGCCTCGACGAGTCGGGCATCATCTACGTCGGCGCAGAAGTCCAGCCTGGCGACACGCTGGTCGGCAAGGTCACGCCCAAGGGCGAGACCACGCTGACGCCGGAAGAGAAGCTGCTGCGCGCGATCTTCGGCGAGAAGGCTTCGGACGTGAAGGACACCTCGCTGCGCGTGGACCAGGGCAGCTCGGGCACCGTCATCGACGTGCAGGTCTTCACGCGTGAAGGCATCCAGCGCGACAAGCGCGCCCAGCAGATCATCGACGATGAACTCAAGCGCTTCCGCCTGGACCTGAACGACCAGCTGCGCATCGTTGAAGCCGACGCGTTCGACCGTATCGAGAAGCTGCTGATCGGCCGCGTGGCCAATGGCGGCCCGCAGAAGCTGGCCAAGGGTGCCAAGCTCGACAAGGCCTATCTGGACGGCGTCGAGAAGTTCCACTGGTTCGACATCCGCCCCGCGGAAGACGACGTGGCAGCGCAGCTCGAGTCGATCAAGAACTCGCTGGAGCAGACGCGCCACAGCTTCGACCTGGCTTTCGAGGAAAAGCGCAAGAAGCTCACGCAGGGCGACGAGCTGCCCGCGGGCGTGCTGAAGATGGTCAAGGTCTACCTGGCCGTCAAGCGCCGCCTGCAGCCTGGCGACAAGATGGCCGGCCGCCACGGCAACAAGGGTGTGGTCTCGAAGATCACGCCCGTCGAAGACATGCCTTTCATGGCCGACGGCACCACTGCCGACATCGTGCTGAACCCGCTGGGCGTGCCTTCGCGCATGAACATCGGCCAGGTGCTGGAAGTCCATCTGGGCTGGGCCGGCAAGGGTATCGGCCAGCGCATCGGCGACATGCTGCAGGAGCAAGCCAAGGCTGCGGAAATGCGCGAGTTCCTGGAACAGGTGTACAACTCGCGCGGCCGCAAGGAAGACCTGGCGCAGCTGAGCGACACCGAAGTCATGGCCATGGCGGAGAACCTCAAGACCGGCGTGCCGTATGCGACGCCCGTGTTCGACGGTGCTTCCGAAAAGGAAATCCAGGACATGCTGGCGCTGGCCTACCCGCCGGAAATCGCCGCGCGCAAGGGCCTGACGGAAAGCCTGACCCAGGCCTACCTGTTCGACGGCCGCACCGGCGAGCGCTTCGAGCGTCCGACGACCATCGGCTACATGCACTACCTGAAGCTGCATCACCTGGTCGACGACAAGATGCACGCGCGCTCCACCGGCCCGTACTCGCTCGTCACGCAGCAGCCCCTGGGCGGTAAAGCCCAGTTCGGCGGCCAGCGTTTCGGTGAGATGGAAGTGTGGGCGCTGGAAGCCTACGGCGCCGCCTATGTGCTGCAGGAAATGCTGACGGTGAAGTCCGACGACGTGGTGGGCCGTACCAAGGTGTACGAATCCATCGTCAAGGGCGAACACTCCATCGAGGCCGGCATGCCGGAATCGTTCAATGTGCTGGTCAAGGAAATCCGTTCGCTGGGCCTGGACATCGAGCTGGAACGCTCCTAA
- the tuf gene encoding elongation factor Tu codes for MAKGKFERTKPHVNVGTIGHVDHGKTTLTAAIATVLSAKFGGEAKKYDEIDKAPEEKARGITINTSHVEYETAGRHYAHVDCPGHADYVKNMITGAAQMDGAILVCSAADGPMPQTREHILLARQVGVPYIIVFLNKCDMVDDEELLELVEMEVRELLDKYNFPGDDTPIIRGSAKLALEGDKGPLGEQAIDKLAEALDSYIPTPERAVDGAFLMPVEDVFSISGRGTVVTGRIERGLIKVGEEIEIVGIRDTQKTTCTGVEMFRKLLDQGQAGDNVGLLLRGTKREDVERGQVLCKPGSIKPHTHFTAEVYVLSKDEGGRHTPFFNNYRPQFYFRTTDVTGAIELPADKEMVMPGDNVSITVKLIAPIAMEEGLRFAIREGGRTVGAGVVAKVLA; via the coding sequence ATGGCAAAAGGCAAATTCGAGCGCACCAAGCCTCACGTCAACGTGGGCACCATTGGTCACGTCGACCACGGCAAGACGACCCTGACGGCTGCCATCGCAACCGTTCTGTCGGCCAAGTTCGGCGGCGAAGCCAAGAAGTACGACGAAATCGACAAGGCGCCCGAAGAAAAGGCCCGCGGTATCACGATCAATACCTCGCACGTCGAATACGAAACCGCCGGCCGTCACTACGCCCACGTGGACTGCCCCGGCCACGCCGACTATGTGAAGAACATGATCACCGGCGCCGCTCAGATGGACGGCGCGATCCTGGTGTGCTCGGCCGCCGACGGCCCGATGCCCCAGACCCGCGAGCACATCCTGCTGGCTCGCCAGGTGGGCGTTCCCTACATCATCGTGTTCCTGAACAAGTGCGACATGGTGGACGACGAGGAATTGCTGGAACTGGTGGAGATGGAAGTCCGCGAACTGCTGGACAAGTACAACTTCCCTGGCGATGACACCCCCATCATCCGCGGCTCGGCCAAGCTGGCTCTGGAAGGCGACAAGGGTCCCCTGGGCGAGCAAGCCATCGACAAGCTGGCTGAAGCCCTGGACAGCTACATCCCCACGCCCGAGCGCGCTGTGGACGGCGCTTTCCTGATGCCCGTGGAAGACGTGTTCTCGATCTCCGGCCGCGGTACCGTGGTGACGGGCCGTATCGAGCGTGGCCTGATCAAGGTCGGCGAAGAAATCGAAATCGTCGGTATCCGCGACACGCAAAAGACCACCTGCACCGGCGTGGAAATGTTCCGCAAGCTGCTGGACCAGGGCCAAGCTGGCGACAACGTCGGCCTGCTGCTGCGCGGCACGAAGCGTGAAGACGTCGAGCGCGGCCAAGTGCTGTGCAAGCCCGGCTCGATCAAGCCCCACACCCACTTCACCGCTGAAGTGTATGTGCTGAGCAAGGACGAAGGCGGCCGCCACACTCCCTTCTTCAACAACTACCGTCCTCAGTTCTACTTCCGTACCACGGACGTGACCGGTGCCATCGAACTGCCTGCCGACAAGGAAATGGTCATGCCCGGCGACAACGTGTCGATCACCGTCAAGCTGATCGCCCCGATCGCCATGGAAGAAGGCCTGCGCTTCGCCATCCGTGAAGGCGGTCGTACCGTCGGCGCCGGTGTGGTTGCCAAGGTCCTGGCATAA
- a CDS encoding TetR family transcriptional regulator — protein sequence MARRTKEDAVATRNALLDAAEQVFLAQGVSQSSLAAIAQQAGATRGAVYWHFKDKLDLFTAMIDRVTMPLDQVVFEGAGQLSGAAPLSRMCRVIHLLLNGLVTDERIRRVFTIMMHRMEFVGELAALQVRHTSSMNEFTRRLALDFTAAAEHEGVELLSPPQLLATGLRSLLDGLMHSWLMGVEGFDLEKDGIAAIQVYLVGAGLPHAAVVAAFEEAAALPGLARMPCAYESKIV from the coding sequence ATGGCCCGTAGAACCAAAGAAGATGCGGTGGCGACGCGCAATGCCTTGCTTGACGCCGCCGAGCAGGTTTTCCTGGCGCAGGGCGTGTCGCAATCTTCGCTGGCGGCGATCGCGCAGCAGGCTGGCGCCACGCGAGGCGCGGTCTATTGGCACTTCAAGGACAAGCTCGATCTGTTCACTGCAATGATCGATCGCGTGACCATGCCGCTGGATCAGGTGGTGTTCGAGGGCGCGGGGCAGCTTTCGGGGGCTGCGCCGCTGTCGCGCATGTGCCGCGTGATCCATCTGCTGCTCAACGGCCTGGTGACCGACGAGCGCATCCGCCGCGTCTTCACGATCATGATGCACCGCATGGAGTTCGTCGGCGAGCTTGCGGCGCTGCAGGTGCGGCATACCTCGTCGATGAACGAATTCACGCGCCGACTGGCGCTGGATTTCACGGCGGCGGCCGAGCATGAGGGCGTGGAGCTGCTGAGTCCGCCGCAACTGCTCGCGACCGGGCTGCGTTCGCTGCTCGATGGCCTGATGCATTCCTGGCTCATGGGCGTCGAGGGCTTCGACCTGGAAAAGGACGGCATCGCAGCCATACAGGTCTATCTGGTGGGCGCGGGTTTGCCGCATGCGGCAGTGGTTGCGGCCTTCGAGGAAGCCGCCGCATTGCCCGGACTGGCGCGCATGCCCTGCGCATATGAAAGCAAGATCGTGTGA
- the rplA gene encoding 50S ribosomal protein L1 translates to MAKLTKKQKALAGKVDSNKLYAFTEAVVLVKEAATAKFDESIDVAVQLGVDAKKSDQVVRGAVVLPHGTGKTTRVAVFAQGAKAEEAKAAGADIVGMDDLAAMVKAGDMPFDVVIAAPDAMRVVGTLGQILGPRGLMPNPKVGTVTPDVATAVKNAKAGQVQYRVDKAGIVHSTIGRRSFDNEKLQGNLAALIDALNKSKPATSKGLYLRKVAVSSTMGVGVRVDTQTIAA, encoded by the coding sequence ATGGCGAAGTTGACCAAGAAGCAAAAAGCCCTGGCAGGCAAGGTTGATTCGAACAAGCTGTATGCTTTCACTGAAGCCGTCGTGCTGGTGAAGGAAGCTGCAACTGCCAAGTTCGATGAGTCGATCGACGTGGCCGTGCAACTGGGCGTGGACGCAAAGAAGTCGGACCAAGTGGTGCGCGGCGCTGTCGTGCTGCCCCATGGCACCGGCAAGACCACCCGCGTGGCGGTGTTCGCCCAAGGCGCCAAGGCTGAAGAAGCCAAGGCTGCCGGCGCCGACATCGTTGGCATGGACGACCTGGCCGCCATGGTCAAGGCCGGCGACATGCCTTTCGACGTGGTCATCGCTGCTCCCGACGCCATGCGCGTCGTGGGTACGCTCGGTCAGATCCTCGGCCCCCGCGGCCTGATGCCCAACCCCAAGGTTGGCACTGTGACGCCTGACGTCGCCACGGCCGTGAAGAACGCCAAGGCTGGTCAAGTGCAGTACCGTGTCGACAAGGCCGGCATCGTGCACAGCACCATCGGCCGCCGCTCGTTCGACAACGAAAAGCTCCAGGGCAACCTGGCTGCGCTGATCGACGCCCTGAACAAGTCCAAGCCCGCCACGAGCAAGGGCCTGTACCTGCGCAAGGTGGCAGTTTCCTCGACGATGGGCGTGGGCGTTCGCGTCGACACCCAGACCATCGCAGCGTAA
- the rplJ gene encoding 50S ribosomal protein L10, whose translation MSLNRSEKEAVINEVTSLAAKAQTLVIAEYRGITVADMTKLRADARSKGVSLSVLKNTLARRAVAGSAFEVVADQMTGPLIYGFSEDAVAAAKVVADFAKTNTKLVIRAGAFGGKALDVEGVKQLANIPSKEVLLAQLCGLLMSPMSRTAVVLGALAAKKGEGAAEVAAEETAAA comes from the coding sequence TTGAGTCTTAATCGCAGTGAGAAAGAAGCGGTCATCAATGAAGTGACCAGCCTCGCCGCTAAAGCTCAAACGCTTGTGATCGCGGAATACCGCGGCATCACGGTCGCCGACATGACCAAACTGCGTGCCGATGCCCGCAGCAAGGGTGTGAGCCTGAGCGTGTTGAAGAACACCCTGGCCCGCCGTGCTGTCGCCGGCAGCGCGTTTGAAGTGGTGGCTGACCAGATGACCGGTCCGCTCATCTATGGCTTCTCTGAAGACGCAGTGGCCGCCGCCAAGGTGGTGGCCGACTTCGCGAAAACCAACACCAAGTTGGTCATTCGCGCAGGCGCTTTCGGTGGCAAGGCCCTGGATGTCGAAGGCGTGAAGCAGCTGGCAAACATTCCTTCCAAGGAAGTTCTGCTGGCACAGCTGTGTGGCTTGCTTATGTCCCCCATGTCGCGTACGGCCGTCGTGCTGGGCGCCCTGGCGGCGAAAAAAGGCGAAGGCGCTGCCGAAGTGGCCGCCGAAGAAACTGCTGCGGCCTGA
- the rplK gene encoding 50S ribosomal protein L11: protein MAKKIVGFIKLQVPAGKANPSPPIGPALGQRGLNIMEFCKAFNAQTQGVEPGLPLPVVITAFADKSFTFIIKTPPATVLIKKAIKLDKGSSNPNKAKVGKITREQLVEIANTKLKDMNAADVDAAVRTLAGSARSMGVLVEGL from the coding sequence ATGGCGAAGAAAATCGTCGGCTTCATCAAGCTGCAAGTCCCAGCTGGTAAGGCCAACCCATCCCCACCAATCGGTCCCGCACTGGGCCAGCGTGGCCTCAACATCATGGAGTTCTGCAAGGCATTCAATGCGCAGACCCAAGGTGTCGAGCCCGGTCTGCCCCTGCCCGTGGTGATCACGGCCTTTGCCGACAAGAGCTTCACCTTCATCATCAAGACCCCGCCTGCGACGGTCCTGATCAAGAAGGCCATCAAGCTGGACAAGGGTTCCTCGAACCCCAACAAGGCAAAGGTCGGCAAGATCACGCGCGAGCAGCTGGTTGAGATTGCTAACACCAAGCTCAAGGACATGAACGCCGCCGACGTTGACGCCGCTGTGCGCACGCTGGCTGGCTCCGCCCGTTCGATGGGCGTGCTGGTGGAGGGTCTGTAA
- the secE gene encoding preprotein translocase subunit SecE → MATSQVETVSSAADKAKLAAVAALVVAAIAGFYLLSKQGPVAQWGVLIVGLVAAAGVFLVSEPGKQFVGFAQDAWREVKKVVWPTRKETMQMTAYVFVFVVIMALFLWFTDKTLEWVLYDLILGWRK, encoded by the coding sequence ATGGCCACAAGTCAGGTTGAAACCGTTAGTTCCGCTGCCGATAAGGCGAAGCTTGCCGCAGTAGCGGCTTTGGTCGTTGCCGCGATCGCAGGTTTCTACCTGTTGTCCAAGCAGGGTCCTGTGGCGCAGTGGGGCGTGCTGATTGTCGGTCTGGTGGCTGCAGCCGGTGTGTTCCTGGTTTCCGAGCCAGGCAAGCAGTTCGTCGGCTTTGCCCAGGACGCCTGGCGCGAAGTCAAGAAGGTGGTCTGGCCTACGCGCAAAGAGACCATGCAGATGACGGCCTACGTTTTCGTGTTTGTGGTGATCATGGCTTTGTTCCTGTGGTTCACCGACAAGACACTGGAGTGGGTGTTGTACGATCTGATTTTGGGCTGGAGGAAGTAA
- the nusG gene encoding transcription termination/antitermination protein NusG has product MTDAVEMGVTDTSGAAPASNPDLRWYIVHAYSGMEKAVERNITERIMRAGMENKFGRILVPTEEVVEIKNGQRKTTERRLFPGYVFVEMVMEDDTWHLVKHTNKVTGFVGGAKNRPAPISEDEVQKIVSQMQEGTDKPRHKIEFLAGELVRVKDGPFTDFNGSVEEVNYEKNRLRVSVMIFGRSTPVELEFSQVEKT; this is encoded by the coding sequence ATGACAGATGCTGTCGAAATGGGCGTGACAGACACCTCGGGTGCTGCTCCCGCATCCAATCCTGACCTGCGCTGGTACATCGTTCATGCCTATTCCGGCATGGAAAAGGCCGTCGAGCGCAACATCACCGAGCGCATCATGCGCGCCGGCATGGAAAACAAGTTCGGCCGCATCCTGGTGCCCACCGAGGAAGTGGTGGAGATCAAAAACGGCCAGCGCAAGACCACCGAGCGCCGCCTGTTTCCCGGCTACGTGTTTGTCGAGATGGTCATGGAAGACGACACCTGGCATCTGGTCAAGCACACCAACAAGGTGACCGGTTTCGTCGGCGGCGCGAAGAACCGCCCGGCCCCGATCTCGGAAGACGAAGTGCAGAAGATCGTCAGCCAGATGCAGGAAGGCACCGACAAGCCGCGCCACAAGATCGAATTCCTGGCCGGCGAGCTGGTGCGCGTCAAGGACGGCCCGTTCACCGACTTCAACGGCTCGGTCGAGGAAGTCAACTACGAGAAGAATCGCCTGCGCGTGTCGGTGATGATTTTCGGCCGCTCGACTCCCGTCGAGCTCGAATTCTCCCAGGTCGAAAAGACCTAA